From Terriglobia bacterium, a single genomic window includes:
- a CDS encoding metallophosphoesterase family protein, whose translation MRYLILSDIHSNVEALGACIRRAKEAGYDSVLCCGDIVGYGPNPVEAIDGIRALQAVTIRGNHDRVAAGLDEAAQFNPHARRAVYWTRDALPASYREYLTNLPVGPLAVRDEAQLVHGAITHEDDYVFTEADAEENFRLAQKQITFFGHSHFPLVFVSDGASRCSRAASYEFDEFIAVKCEAGKKLLVNPGSVGQPRDGDVRASFAIWDADRGRIEFYRVEYEVAVTQEKMRAVHLPAYLIDRLAVGR comes from the coding sequence ATGCGCTATCTCATCCTCAGTGACATCCATTCCAACGTCGAAGCGCTTGGAGCCTGCATCCGGCGGGCAAAAGAAGCGGGCTACGATTCCGTACTATGCTGCGGAGACATCGTCGGTTACGGACCGAATCCGGTGGAAGCGATCGACGGTATCCGGGCGCTCCAGGCGGTCACCATCCGGGGAAATCATGACCGGGTCGCCGCCGGACTCGACGAAGCGGCGCAATTCAATCCGCATGCCAGGCGGGCGGTTTACTGGACGAGGGATGCATTGCCGGCGTCATATCGCGAATATCTGACAAATCTCCCGGTGGGGCCATTGGCAGTCCGCGATGAAGCCCAGCTCGTTCACGGAGCGATTACGCACGAAGACGACTACGTCTTTACCGAAGCCGACGCCGAAGAGAACTTCCGGCTGGCTCAAAAGCAAATTACCTTCTTCGGCCACAGCCATTTCCCGCTGGTCTTTGTTTCCGACGGCGCCAGCCGTTGCAGCCGGGCGGCGAGTTACGAATTCGACGAATTTATCGCCGTCAAGTGCGAGGCCGGCAAGAAGCTGCTGGTGAATCCCGGTTCCGTGGGCCAGCCGCGAGACGGCGATGTGCGCGCGAGCTTTGCGATATGGGACGCCGATCGGGGCCGGATCGAGTTTTACCGGGTGGAGTATGAGGTCGCAGTGACTCAGGAAAAGATGAGGGCGGTTCACCTGCCGGCATATCTCATCGACCGGCTGGCGGTCGGCCGTTAA
- a CDS encoding magnesium chelatase, protein MLPRTLGELRNSRAGGEAFRERTIKDEMRSNLIRKLQAKEPVFQGIVGYEDTVVPQIINAILSRHNMILLGLRGQAKSRILRGLADFLDENIPVIDGCEINDNPFNPICRRCRDLIQERGDETPIAYRSRDERYVEKLATPDVTIADIIGDIDPIKAAKGGHAIGSELSVHYGLLPRANRGIFAINELPDLAGKIQVGLFNIMQEGDVQIKGYPVRLPLDVVLVFSANPEDYTARGKIVTPLKDRIGSEIKTHYPATLEHGMAITEQEAWIGRNSSRKVLLPEFIKQIVEAIAFKARADQRIDKRSGVSQRLPISCLENVVSNAERRSIMTGEDHIVPRVADIYSALPAITGKLELEYEGELKGADTVARDLIRQAVQMIFRQYYPSTDFKQVLDWFEMGGNLKLSDVESAQSAMELLEHVQGLFDKVDVLGATSDSPPAIRAAAAEMVLEGLHSIDKLSRSEERGFSASERKAAAQELYRDYTMERNRYKKPLN, encoded by the coding sequence ATGTTGCCTCGTACTTTAGGTGAACTGCGAAACAGCCGGGCCGGTGGAGAAGCGTTCCGCGAAAGAACGATCAAAGATGAAATGCGGTCGAACCTCATTCGCAAGCTTCAGGCGAAGGAGCCGGTCTTCCAGGGAATCGTCGGATACGAGGACACCGTCGTACCGCAAATCATCAACGCGATTTTGTCGCGCCACAACATGATTCTCCTGGGTTTGAGAGGCCAGGCCAAAAGCCGTATTCTGCGCGGTTTGGCGGATTTCCTGGACGAGAACATCCCGGTGATCGACGGCTGCGAGATCAACGACAATCCGTTTAATCCGATCTGCCGCCGCTGCCGGGATCTCATCCAGGAGCGCGGTGACGAAACACCGATTGCGTATCGAAGCCGGGATGAACGCTACGTCGAGAAGCTCGCGACTCCCGACGTGACCATCGCCGACATCATCGGTGATATCGATCCCATCAAGGCGGCAAAAGGCGGTCACGCGATCGGCAGTGAACTGAGCGTGCACTACGGCCTGCTGCCGCGCGCCAATCGCGGGATCTTCGCGATTAATGAACTCCCGGACCTCGCCGGCAAAATTCAGGTCGGACTGTTCAACATCATGCAGGAAGGCGACGTTCAGATTAAGGGATATCCGGTCCGTCTCCCCCTCGACGTGGTGCTGGTCTTCTCGGCAAATCCCGAAGACTACACCGCGCGCGGAAAGATCGTCACCCCGCTGAAAGATCGCATCGGGTCCGAAATCAAGACGCACTATCCGGCGACTCTCGAACACGGTATGGCGATCACGGAACAGGAAGCCTGGATCGGGCGAAATTCCAGCCGGAAAGTCCTTCTGCCGGAATTCATAAAACAGATCGTGGAAGCGATCGCATTCAAGGCGCGCGCCGATCAGCGGATCGACAAGCGTTCCGGTGTCAGCCAGCGGCTCCCCATTTCCTGTCTCGAAAACGTTGTCAGTAATGCCGAGCGCCGCTCCATCATGACCGGAGAAGACCATATCGTTCCCCGGGTGGCGGATATCTATTCGGCCTTGCCCGCGATTACCGGGAAACTCGAGCTGGAATACGAAGGCGAACTCAAGGGCGCGGATACGGTTGCCCGCGACCTCATCCGCCAGGCTGTTCAGATGATCTTTCGCCAGTATTATCCTTCCACGGATTTCAAGCAGGTCCTCGACTGGTTCGAGATGGGCGGCAATCTGAAATTGTCGGATGTTGAGAGCGCGCAGTCCGCGATGGAACTTCTGGAGCATGTCCAGGGTCTTTTCGATAAGGTCGATGTGCTTGGCGCCACCTCCGACAGCCCTCCGGCAATCCGCGCAGCAGCCGCAGAAATGGTCCTTGAAGGTCTGCACTCGATCGACAAGCTCAGCCGTTCCGAGGAACGCGGCTTCTCGGCCAGCGAGCGAAAGGCGGCGGCGCAGGAGCTCTACCGCGATTACACGATGGAACGAAATCGCTACAAGAAACCGCTCAACTGA
- a CDS encoding DUF3426 domain-containing protein, translating into MGEHRSTIIIAASLVLVVGLIAAWVFVVPARDPVAAAPVVEVSDSAAVHSSTQLTHLSIATSENFARQKIYVISAHLKNASDKPMRMAEVKMTFNDYDGKPIHEYTQKVLDRNQKPLLPGTEFRFEIRQENLPRTWNYHVPDTEITKVGY; encoded by the coding sequence ATGGGAGAACATCGCTCGACGATTATCATCGCCGCTTCTCTCGTTCTGGTCGTGGGCTTGATCGCAGCCTGGGTCTTTGTCGTCCCCGCGCGCGATCCGGTTGCCGCCGCTCCGGTCGTTGAAGTTTCGGATTCCGCGGCGGTCCACAGCAGCACTCAACTCACGCATCTCAGCATTGCCACGAGCGAGAACTTCGCCCGCCAGAAAATCTACGTCATTTCAGCGCATTTGAAGAACGCATCCGACAAGCCGATGCGGATGGCAGAAGTGAAGATGACGTTCAACGATTACGACGGAAAGCCGATTCACGAATACACACAGAAAGTGCTCGACCGCAATCAAAAGCCCCTTCTGCCGGGCACCGAGTTCCGCTTCGAAATCCGGCAGGAAAACCTGCCGCGTACCTGGAACTACCACGTACCGGATACGGAAATCACAAAGGTTGGATATTAA
- a CDS encoding VWA domain-containing protein, whose product MPTTKYTKWIPSPLDGLSLEELLDELSQFFLQSGFQYGFRDVSNPHDLDALRQAIIEKLVEMGRIPESLLEQWMTDRSEGEAKELDELIEQLLRRLVEEGWIQAQQQPKPSSFDQEGQGTEELPAGEARFELTDKSVDFLGFRLLRHLLGSLGRSSFGRHETVHFATGVEAYQATKQYEFGDTLNLDISSTLLHAVAREGLGAPLNLEYEDLMVRQAEYESSCSTVLLLDTSHSMILYGEDRFTPAKRVALALSHLIRTQYPGDSLRLVLFHDSAEEVPLKQLARVVVGPYHTNTCEGLRLARRLLMAEKKDMRQIVMITDGKPSAITLPNGRIYKNAFGLDPMILEETFKEVAICRKSGILINTFMLASDHYLVDFVKRVTEICRGKAYFTTTLNLGQYILMDYLKKKVETIH is encoded by the coding sequence ATGCCGACGACGAAATACACCAAGTGGATTCCGTCACCGCTGGACGGCCTGAGTCTCGAGGAATTGCTCGACGAGTTGTCGCAGTTTTTCCTTCAGAGCGGGTTTCAGTACGGCTTCCGCGACGTCAGTAACCCGCACGACCTCGATGCCCTGCGCCAGGCAATCATTGAGAAGCTGGTCGAAATGGGACGGATTCCGGAAAGCCTGCTCGAACAGTGGATGACCGACCGGAGCGAAGGCGAAGCGAAAGAACTCGATGAGCTGATCGAGCAACTCCTTCGGCGGCTGGTCGAGGAAGGCTGGATTCAGGCGCAGCAGCAGCCAAAGCCATCGTCATTCGACCAGGAGGGTCAAGGCACGGAGGAGCTGCCCGCCGGCGAGGCTCGCTTTGAGCTGACCGACAAGTCCGTCGACTTTCTCGGATTCCGGCTGCTGCGTCATCTCCTCGGCTCGCTCGGCCGCAGCAGTTTCGGGCGTCATGAGACTGTGCATTTTGCGACCGGCGTCGAAGCCTACCAGGCAACCAAGCAATATGAATTCGGGGACACGCTGAACCTCGACATCAGTTCGACGCTTTTGCATGCCGTCGCCCGCGAGGGCCTTGGCGCCCCGCTGAATCTTGAATACGAGGATCTGATGGTGCGCCAGGCGGAATATGAAAGCTCCTGCTCGACCGTACTGTTGCTGGATACCAGCCACAGCATGATCCTCTACGGAGAGGATCGCTTTACCCCTGCCAAGCGCGTCGCTCTCGCTCTCTCACATCTCATCCGGACTCAGTATCCGGGCGATTCTTTGCGCCTCGTCTTGTTTCATGATTCGGCGGAAGAGGTTCCGCTCAAGCAGCTGGCCCGCGTGGTGGTGGGGCCGTATCACACGAACACCTGCGAGGGGCTCCGTCTGGCCCGCCGGCTCCTGATGGCGGAGAAAAAAGATATGCGCCAGATCGTCATGATCACGGACGGCAAACCCTCCGCGATCACGCTGCCCAATGGGCGGATCTACAAAAATGCGTTCGGGCTCGATCCGATGATTCTCGAGGAGACCTTCAAAGAGGTTGCGATCTGCCGCAAGTCCGGAATCCTCATCAATACCTTCATGCTGGCCAGCGATCATTACCTGGTGGATTTCGTGAAGCGCGTCACCGAGATCTGCCGCGGCAAAGCCTACTTCACCACCACGCTGAATCTCGGCCAGTACATCCTGATGGACTACCTTAAGAAAAAAGTCGAGACCATCCATTGA
- a CDS encoding CPBP family intramembrane glutamic endopeptidase, producing MGITVVLALLTAVAAGLSVLNARNSADSTIWVMISRFVEAFLLVGLGLPVARESQLKGSLFVGFEDWTLTIRDIINYGVLPGLVLGVINYFFFFTYRYSPLVEPRIRDMHSLYDSFVVSLDSGVIEEILFRLFILSCFLFCFRQLYSRLARLWPGVVAILPKALAVVLSSLLFAMVHNVYGFTAAFFGGVLLGLIYLNSGIESAIAAHFFANFLFFSASYLS from the coding sequence ATGGGCATCACCGTGGTCTTGGCGCTGCTCACCGCCGTGGCCGCGGGTCTCTCTGTCTTGAATGCACGCAACTCCGCTGATTCAACAATCTGGGTCATGATATCACGCTTCGTTGAGGCCTTTCTGCTGGTCGGGCTCGGTTTGCCGGTTGCCCGCGAGAGTCAGCTTAAAGGATCGCTGTTCGTCGGTTTTGAAGACTGGACACTCACCATCCGCGACATTATCAATTACGGAGTCCTGCCGGGCCTGGTTCTTGGAGTAATTAATTACTTCTTCTTCTTTACCTACCGGTATAGCCCGCTTGTGGAGCCGCGCATTCGTGACATGCACAGCCTTTACGATTCGTTTGTCGTTTCGCTCGACAGCGGTGTGATTGAGGAGATTTTGTTTCGACTCTTCATTCTGTCATGCTTTCTGTTCTGCTTTCGGCAACTGTACTCGAGGTTGGCGCGCTTATGGCCCGGCGTCGTTGCGATTCTGCCGAAAGCCCTGGCGGTGGTTCTGTCGTCGCTGCTCTTTGCGATGGTTCACAATGTTTACGGTTTTACCGCCGCTTTCTTTGGTGGCGTGCTGCTGGGCCTGATCTATCTGAACAGCGGTATCGAAAGCGCAATTGCCGCGCATTTCTTCGCGAATTTTTTATTTTTCAGCGCGTCTTATTTGTCATAG